The following are from one region of the Syngnathus acus chromosome 19, fSynAcu1.2, whole genome shotgun sequence genome:
- the metrn gene encoding meteorin: MHLLGIYTIWILFHATLCNYSEDQCSWRGSGLSQQQGSVEQISLHCSEGTLDWLYPKGALRLTLSPRLPSVAVGPGGGAGGGSGLITACVKPSEHFHGAQLYLERDGVLELLVGDRPESSPPPRVRCFNRQPGEKVALFMQATPHQDISRRIASFRYELRGDWTARLSLDSNQISTVEACRPCNDTEILMAVCTSDFVVRGNIRTVEEDENLRAAVIKVSAAKVFRQKYALFIGNGRMAARGEIRTLLQCGVKPGPGSFLFTGRVHFGEAWLGCAPRYKDFLQAYTTAKAAQQIPCELPVD, from the exons ATGCATCTTTTGGGGATTTACACCATTTGGATTTTATTCCACGCAACCCTGTGCAACTATTCGGAGGATCAGTGTAGCTGGAGAGGGAG TGGTTTGTCCCAGCAGCAAGGCAGCGTGGAGCAGATCTCCCTCCACTGCTCCGAGGGCACCCTGGACTGGCTGTACCCCAAAGGAGCCCTTCGCCTCACGTTATCCCCCCGCTTGCCCTCGGTGGCGGTAGGCCCCGGGGGCGGGGCGGGCGGCGGCTCGGGCCTCATCACGGCCTGCGTCAAGCCCTCAGAGCATTTCCACGGTGCCCAACTCTACCTGGAGAGGGACGGTGTGCTGGAGCTGCTGGTCGGGGACCGGCCCGAGTCGTCCCCGCCGCCGAGGGTGCGCTGCTTCAACCGCCAGCCAGGGGAGAAGGTGGCGCTCTTTATGCAAGCGACGCCTCACCAAGACATCAGCCGGCGTATCGCGTCCTTCCGATATGAGCTGAGGGGGGACTGGACTGCCCGACTGTCACTTGACTCCAACCAGATCAGTACTGTTG AAGCGTGCAGACCCTGCAATGACACGGAGATCCTCATGGCTGTGTGTACCAGCGACTTTG TGGTGCGAGGTAACATCAGGACTGTGGAAGAGGATGAGAACCTGCGCGCCGCCGTCATCAAGGTCAGCGCCGCGAAGGTCTTCCGGCAAAAGTACGCCCTCTTCATCGGTAACGGTCGCATGGCCGCCCGGGGGGAGATTCGCACCCTTCTGCAGTGCGGCGTCAAACCGGGGCCCGGCAGCTTCCTCTTCACCGGTCGGGTCCACTTTGGCGAGGCCTGGCTGGGCTGCGCCCCTCGCTACAAGGACTTCCTGCAGGCTTACACCACCGCCAAAGCGGCCCAGCAGATTCCATGCGAACTTCCTGTAGACTGA
- the stub1 gene encoding E3 ubiquitin-protein ligase CHIP, with protein MAGSPEKSSTAQELKEQGNRLFLCRKYQEAATCYSKAINRNPSVAVYYTNRALCHVKLQQHDKALADCKHALELDTQSVKAHFFLGQCHLELENYDEAIGNLQKAYNLAKEQRLNFGDDIPGALRIAKKKRWNSIEEKRINQENALHAYLSKLILAEKERQLEDYKEKQDDDHIGGDVAKIASKHDKYLMDMDELFSQVDEKRKKREIPDYLCGKISFELMREPCITPSGITYDRKDIEEHLQRVGHFDPVTRSPLTQDQLIPNLAMKEVIDAFVQENGWVEDY; from the exons ATGGCCGGCAGCCCGGAGAAGAGTTCCACCGCGCAGGAGCTAAAGGAGCAGGGGAACCGCTTGTTCCTCTGCCGCAAGTATCAAGAGGCTGCGACATGCTACAGCAAGGCCATT AACCGTAACCCCTCCGTGGCAGTGTACTACACTAACCGAGCCCTTTGCCACGTGAAGCTGCAGCAGCATGACAAGGCTCTAGCCGACTGTAAGCACGCTCTGGAGCTGGATACCCAGTCGGTCAAGGCCCACTTTTTCCTGGGCCAGTGTCACCTGGAGCTGGAGAACTACGACGAAGCCATCGGGAACCTGCAGAAAG cATACAATCTGGCAAAGGAACAGAGGTTGAATTTTGGTGACGACATCCCCGGCGCCTTGCGCATCGCCAAGAAGAAGCGTTGGAACAGCATCGAGGAGAAGCGCATCAACCAGGAGAACGCGCTTCACGCCTACTTGAGCAAACTCATACTAGCAGAGAAGGAGCG ACAACTTGAAGACTACAAAGAAAAGCAGGATGACGATCACATTGGTGGCGATGTGGCCAAGATTGCATCCAAACAT GACAAGTACTTAATGGACATGGATGAGTTGTTCTCGCAGGTGgatgaaaagagaaaa AAACGGGAGATTCCCGACTATCTGTGCGGAAAGATCAGTTTTGAGCTAATGAGGGAGCCGTGCATCACACCGAGTGGGATCACCTATGACCGCAAAGACATTGAAGAGCACCTCCAG CGAGTGGGCCATTTCGACCCGGTCACTCGAAGCCCCTTGACCCAGGACCAGCTGATCCCCAACCTGGCCATGAAGGAAGTCATCGATGCCTTTGTCCAGGAGAACGGATGGGTGGAGGACTACTAG
- the LOC119138162 gene encoding pentraxin fusion protein-like: MAIMNIRMLAVLLFAMFALAYSSTRKVGLASKVLVFPYETDFSYVTLMPQKEMALKAFTLCMRVATELPEERQIILFAYRTADYDELNVWREKDGRVSFYMSGDGVSFALPLLGTFRTSLCLTWESVAGLAAFWVDGKRSTYQIYKPGHSIRPEGTVLLGQDPDKHLGGLEALQSFVGEMTDVNMWDYVLSGSMIQAWHYGHKVPKGNVFDWAIIDYELNGNVMVVEDD, translated from the exons ATGGCCATCATG AATATCCGTATGTTAGCCGTGCTTCTATTTGCCATGTTTGCTTTGGCCTACTCCTCAACTAGGAAAG TGGGTCTCGCCAGCAAAGTCCTGGTCTTCCCTTACGAGACGGATTTCAGCTACGTGACGCTGATGCCGCAGAAGGAGATGGCGCTCAAGGCCTTCACCCTGTGCATGCGCGTGGCCACCGAGCTGCCCGAAGAGCGCCAGATCATCCTGTTCGCCTACCGCACGGCCGACTACGACGAGCTCAACGTGTGGCGCGAGAAAGACGGACGCGTCTCGTTTTACATGAGCGGGGACGGCGTTTCTTTCGCCCTCCCGCTGCTGGGCACGTTTCGTACCAGCCTCTGCCTGACCTGGGAATCTGTCGCCGGCCTCGCTGCCTTTTGGGTAGATGGGAAGCGCAGTACCTACCAAATATACAAACCGGGACACAGCATCCGTCCCGAAGGCACCGTCCTCTTGGGGCAGGACCCCGACAAACATCTCGGTGGCTTGGAGGCTCTGCAGAGCTTCGTCGGGGAGATGACTGATGTGAATATGTGGGACTATGTCCTGTCCGGGAGCATGATCCAAGCCTGGCATTACGGCCACAAAGTCCCCAAAGGCAACGTCTTTGATTGGGCCATCATTGATTATGAGCTTAATGGCAATGTCATGGTGGTGGAGGATGACTGA